The Streptosporangiales bacterium genome has a segment encoding these proteins:
- a CDS encoding alpha-galactosidase has translation MERRRGWVDRRRDSACGGVLHVPETVRLRSAGGIEQVTSEPAARWTLHTATSTYVITRAPAEAGLVLEHWGAPGRDQPWTAPDRLHFATLLDLAPLEYAALGTRHTTTSELIVQRPAGHDGINLRLADDSVRVDRDGHSTHLQALLTDPAGDITVTLHVLTSTRHDVVERWAEVSHVDHGGHADPTDAVVLTRVFSAGWNVPVGPGARLHTLVGQWSREFQPVEVELTAGEFSIGSRQGITSHRYSPFVALQTPQARGASDDDAYSVALAWSGSWRMLVDAIPFHSHVRVSGGLDDETGDVKLQPGQRFETPHMLGIWSPHGLTGLSRAWHAYQREVLARDLGPQHRPIVYNSWYATEFNVRVDHQLALAERAARLGAEAFVVDDGWFTGRTSDRSGLGDWHVDDAKFPHGLEELIDGVLGLGMRFGLWVEPEAVNPDSDLYREHPDWVYHAGHRPFTTIRNQYILDFGRPDVERWAADMLTRLLTTYPISYLKWDMNRPVTDGGRPADPHGREWSIQHTRAYLRVMAMLRRDFPHVTVEACAGGGGRIDNAVLAVCDVVWPSDETGPRDRLAIQHGFLSAFTPSVMSSWVTDEPDHINVEPASLEFRFVVAMAGALGIGADLMQWDPARMQHAATLVELYQEIRSTIHRGTVFRHGSPTDDSYAIQYTTDGKVVLLVWARGQCPPSVRIYFADLQPSHRYRLRGSDVVLSGSEASERGVPVPFSIAPDCDVLVFDRIDR, from the coding sequence GTGGAACGTCGTCGCGGCTGGGTCGATCGTCGCCGTGATTCCGCCTGCGGTGGTGTTCTTCATGTTCCAGAAACAGTTCGTCTCCGGTCTGCTGGTGGGATCGAACAAGTGACGTCGGAGCCTGCGGCGCGTTGGACGCTGCACACCGCCACGTCGACCTATGTCATCACCCGAGCGCCCGCAGAGGCTGGCCTGGTGCTCGAGCACTGGGGGGCACCAGGGCGGGACCAGCCCTGGACTGCACCAGATAGGCTCCACTTCGCCACCCTGCTCGACCTGGCACCGTTGGAGTACGCCGCCCTCGGAACCAGACACACCACGACCAGCGAGCTGATCGTTCAACGTCCCGCCGGACACGACGGCATCAACCTGCGCCTGGCCGACGACAGCGTTCGTGTCGACCGCGACGGCCACTCCACACACCTACAGGCACTGCTCACCGACCCAGCGGGGGACATCACGGTCACCCTTCACGTGCTCACCTCAACGCGGCATGACGTCGTCGAGCGATGGGCCGAGGTCAGCCATGTTGACCATGGTGGCCATGCTGACCCCACCGATGCGGTGGTGCTCACGCGAGTCTTCAGTGCCGGCTGGAACGTCCCCGTGGGTCCTGGTGCCCGCCTCCACACCCTGGTGGGCCAGTGGTCGCGCGAGTTCCAACCGGTCGAGGTGGAGTTGACCGCCGGCGAGTTCTCGATCGGCAGCCGACAAGGCATCACATCCCATCGGTACAGCCCGTTCGTGGCCCTGCAGACTCCGCAGGCGCGCGGCGCGTCGGATGACGATGCCTACAGTGTCGCGCTGGCCTGGAGCGGGTCCTGGCGTATGCTCGTGGACGCCATCCCATTCCACAGCCACGTCCGCGTGAGTGGAGGTCTCGACGACGAGACAGGCGACGTCAAGCTTCAGCCAGGGCAGCGGTTCGAAACGCCGCACATGCTCGGGATCTGGAGCCCGCACGGGCTGACCGGACTGAGCCGTGCCTGGCACGCCTACCAGCGGGAGGTGCTCGCCCGTGACTTGGGCCCCCAGCATCGACCCATCGTTTACAACTCCTGGTACGCCACCGAGTTCAACGTCCGCGTGGACCACCAACTCGCGCTGGCCGAACGCGCGGCTCGACTCGGCGCCGAGGCATTCGTCGTCGACGACGGATGGTTCACCGGGCGCACCAGCGACCGCTCGGGCCTGGGTGACTGGCATGTCGACGACGCCAAGTTCCCCCACGGGTTGGAAGAGCTCATCGACGGAGTGCTCGGACTCGGCATGCGGTTCGGCCTGTGGGTGGAACCCGAAGCAGTCAACCCCGACAGCGACCTGTACCGGGAACACCCTGACTGGGTCTACCACGCTGGGCACCGACCCTTCACCACCATACGCAACCAGTACATCCTCGACTTCGGCCGGCCGGACGTGGAGCGCTGGGCCGCTGACATGCTCACACGGTTGCTGACGACCTACCCCATCAGTTACCTGAAATGGGACATGAACCGGCCGGTCACCGACGGCGGTCGCCCCGCGGACCCGCATGGGCGTGAATGGTCGATCCAGCACACCCGAGCCTATCTGCGAGTCATGGCGATGCTCCGCAGAGACTTCCCGCATGTGACCGTGGAGGCGTGCGCCGGCGGCGGCGGACGCATCGACAACGCCGTGCTTGCGGTCTGCGATGTCGTCTGGCCCAGTGACGAAACCGGTCCACGCGACCGTCTCGCCATCCAGCACGGGTTCCTCTCGGCGTTCACACCATCGGTGATGAGTTCGTGGGTCACCGACGAGCCGGACCACATCAACGTAGAGCCAGCAAGTCTGGAGTTCAGGTTCGTGGTCGCGATGGCAGGTGCCCTTGGCATCGGCGCAGATCTGATGCAATGGGATCCGGCCCGCATGCAGCACGCCGCGACCTTGGTTGAGCTCTACCAAGAAATTCGCTCGACCATTCACCGAGGAACCGTCTTCAGACACGGCTCACCTACAGATGACTCGTACGCAATCCAGTACACCACCGACGGGAAGGTGGTGCTGCTGGTATGG